Proteins from a genomic interval of Kribbella aluminosa:
- the ku gene encoding non-homologous end joining protein Ku, with the protein MAMQAIWKGAISFGMVTIPIKVFSATEEKDISFRQVHVADGGRIRYKRICAIDGEEVPYSDIGKGYEMPDGRMVVLDSDDFADLPLSSKKVIDVLEFVPADQVDPLYLGKSYYLAADGGPGAKPYVLLRDALEGSELYALVKVALRSRESLGLLRTVDDVLVLQVMLWPDEIRDKSFAAPPEDVEIRSQEKAMASSYIDTLRGEFDPDQYHDDYREALEKVVEAKAQGVPLPESEEEEAGEGAEVVDLVAALRASVEAAKARRAGGGSESAPAKKAPAKKAAAAKKAPAKKAVAKSAPAKKAAKKKSA; encoded by the coding sequence ATGGCGATGCAGGCGATCTGGAAGGGGGCCATCTCGTTCGGGATGGTGACGATCCCGATCAAGGTGTTCTCCGCGACCGAGGAGAAGGACATCTCGTTCCGTCAGGTGCACGTCGCCGACGGGGGCCGGATCCGGTACAAGCGGATCTGCGCGATCGACGGCGAGGAGGTGCCGTACTCCGACATCGGCAAGGGGTACGAGATGCCCGACGGCCGGATGGTGGTGCTGGACTCGGACGACTTCGCCGACCTGCCGCTGTCCAGCAAGAAGGTCATCGACGTGCTGGAGTTCGTGCCGGCCGACCAGGTCGACCCGCTGTACCTCGGCAAGTCGTACTACCTGGCCGCCGACGGCGGGCCGGGCGCCAAGCCGTACGTACTGCTCCGGGACGCGCTGGAGGGGTCCGAGCTGTACGCACTGGTCAAGGTCGCGCTGCGGTCCCGGGAGAGCCTCGGGCTGCTCCGGACCGTCGACGACGTGCTGGTGCTGCAGGTGATGCTCTGGCCGGACGAGATCCGCGACAAGTCGTTCGCGGCGCCGCCGGAGGACGTCGAGATCCGGTCCCAGGAGAAGGCGATGGCGTCGTCGTACATCGACACGCTGCGCGGCGAGTTCGACCCGGACCAGTACCACGACGACTACCGCGAGGCGCTGGAGAAGGTCGTCGAGGCGAAGGCCCAGGGCGTGCCGCTGCCGGAGTCCGAGGAGGAAGAGGCAGGCGAGGGCGCCGAGGTCGTCGACCTGGTGGCCGCGCTGCGCGCCTCGGTCGAGGCCGCCAAGGCACGGCGTGCTGGTGGCGGGTCCGAGTCGGCCCCCGCGAAGAAGGCACCCGCCAAGAAGGCCGCCGCGGCGAAGAAGGCCCCGGCGAAGAAGGCTGTCGCCAAGAGTGCACCGGCGAAGAAGGCTGCGAAGAAGAAGTCTGCATGA
- a CDS encoding HAD family hydrolase, whose protein sequence is MVEVRGLLVDWGGVLTSGLEPALRRWAELDDFDFDSYLEAVMKWLPSENVTAELNPVHALERGQIAVPDFERKLASLLVRRDGTPVPAEGLIERMFAHFEHQPAMAALVRRVNQHGIRTALLSNSWGNTYPRDTWDGMFDDIVISGEVGLRKPEPEIFLLAARRLNLKPEECVFVDDLQLNVDGARAVGMTAILHTEYDETRRALEDLFGADLT, encoded by the coding sequence ATGGTCGAGGTGCGTGGTCTCCTGGTGGACTGGGGCGGCGTCCTCACCTCCGGGCTGGAGCCGGCGCTGCGCCGCTGGGCGGAGCTGGACGACTTCGACTTCGATTCGTACCTCGAAGCGGTCATGAAATGGCTGCCGTCCGAGAACGTGACCGCCGAGCTGAACCCGGTGCACGCGCTGGAGCGCGGCCAGATCGCGGTCCCCGACTTCGAGCGCAAACTCGCCTCGCTGCTGGTCCGCCGCGACGGTACGCCGGTGCCCGCCGAGGGGCTGATCGAGCGGATGTTCGCGCACTTCGAGCACCAGCCCGCGATGGCCGCGCTGGTCCGCCGGGTCAACCAGCACGGGATCCGGACCGCGCTGCTGTCGAACTCCTGGGGCAACACCTACCCGCGCGACACCTGGGACGGGATGTTCGACGACATCGTGATCTCCGGCGAGGTCGGGCTGCGCAAGCCCGAACCGGAGATCTTCCTGCTTGCCGCCCGCCGACTGAACCTGAAGCCGGAGGAGTGCGTCTTCGTCGACGACCTGCAGCTGAACGTCGACGGCGCCCGGGCGGTCGGGATGACCGCGATTCTTCACACCGAGTACGACGAGACCCGGCGAGCGCTGGAAGACCTGTTCGGAGCCGACCTGACGTGA
- a CDS encoding SAF domain-containing protein has translation MSADRRSIDWGDDVVDTQVRSGFGAAAAPAQRSRKARWKDGRLVLGVLLVAVTALAGAKLLASADDTTTVWAAKHELRVGSPLTDDDLTTVRVRFTSSNDSGKYLSADADLKGLVVGRAVGPGEFVPKDAAVPKSDRERTEMPLSVATGHLPPDLAVGDAVDVWVVPKEEGHPASQLWTSVRVLQVDSVKGVAGGSARRQVTIDLAAADQSRMGTSLAAINAGEPTLVRKAG, from the coding sequence ATGTCCGCCGACAGGCGATCGATCGACTGGGGAGACGACGTGGTCGACACACAGGTGCGAAGCGGGTTCGGGGCAGCGGCTGCTCCGGCGCAACGCAGCCGCAAGGCGCGCTGGAAGGACGGCCGCCTGGTGCTCGGCGTCCTGCTCGTCGCGGTGACCGCGTTGGCCGGCGCCAAGCTGCTCGCGTCCGCGGACGACACGACCACGGTCTGGGCGGCCAAGCACGAGCTCCGGGTCGGCAGCCCGCTGACCGACGACGACCTGACCACGGTCCGGGTGCGCTTCACCAGCAGCAACGACTCCGGGAAGTACCTGTCCGCCGACGCGGACCTGAAGGGCCTGGTCGTCGGCCGCGCGGTCGGGCCGGGCGAGTTCGTCCCGAAGGACGCCGCGGTTCCGAAGTCCGACCGGGAACGCACCGAGATGCCGCTCTCGGTCGCCACCGGCCACCTGCCGCCGGACCTCGCGGTCGGCGACGCGGTCGACGTCTGGGTGGTGCCCAAGGAGGAGGGCCACCCCGCGTCCCAGCTGTGGACCTCCGTCCGGGTGCTGCAGGTCGACTCGGTGAAGGGTGTCGCCGGCGGTTCCGCGCGCCGGCAGGTGACGATCGATCTGGCGGCCGCCGACCAGAGCCGGATGGGGACCTCGCTGGCCGCGATCAACGCCGGTGAGCCGACCCTGGTGCGGAAGGCCGGCTGA
- a CDS encoding glycosyltransferase 87 family protein — protein MTVTTPPSSPVRPDGRRRTLIAIVACAVLVALGAWIGSLFGGMIDLRVYRMGGSVLLHGESLYDAKLPGSGLPFTYPPFAAIAMVPLAAVPWALALIAWTTISVLCITALWRISLTRTFWSFVTQRKRTAVLVALTILSLLLEPVWQTIQFGQINLLLTAMILLDLVRPKDTRLRGFWLGVTIGVKLTPLPFLALLVVTKQWRALRNAVFGLLATMGIGFAIVPHQSWHYWTKVILDANRVGGIAYTGNQSFNGFLHRIGNQASWVQPTWFVLSAVFGLAVLWLARKYWLADERVTAISVMALAVLYASPISWSHHWVWIIPLGVSLIRGVNRVWGLNPAVVTGVLFYGLFVLRSIWWVPYRDDRELSWTFWQSLPGNSHLIVGMIAFILLIVTSRSLPKPSGGEEQE, from the coding sequence GTGACCGTGACCACCCCTCCTTCTTCTCCAGTCCGGCCGGACGGGCGTCGGCGTACGCTGATCGCGATCGTGGCGTGCGCCGTGCTGGTCGCGCTCGGCGCCTGGATCGGCAGCCTGTTCGGCGGCATGATCGACCTGCGCGTGTACCGGATGGGCGGCTCGGTGCTGCTGCACGGCGAGTCGCTGTACGACGCGAAGCTGCCCGGCTCGGGGCTGCCGTTCACGTACCCGCCGTTCGCGGCGATCGCGATGGTGCCGCTGGCCGCCGTACCGTGGGCGCTCGCGCTGATCGCGTGGACGACGATCTCGGTGCTGTGCATCACCGCCTTGTGGCGGATCAGCCTGACCAGGACGTTCTGGTCGTTCGTGACGCAGCGGAAGCGGACGGCGGTGCTGGTCGCGTTGACGATCTTGTCGCTGCTGCTCGAGCCGGTCTGGCAGACGATCCAGTTTGGCCAGATCAACCTGTTGCTGACCGCAATGATCCTGCTGGACCTGGTGCGCCCGAAGGACACCCGGCTGCGCGGGTTCTGGCTCGGCGTCACGATCGGCGTCAAGCTCACCCCGCTGCCGTTCCTCGCGCTGCTCGTCGTGACGAAGCAGTGGCGGGCGCTGCGGAACGCGGTGTTCGGGCTGCTGGCGACGATGGGGATCGGCTTCGCGATCGTGCCGCACCAGTCGTGGCACTACTGGACCAAGGTGATCCTGGACGCGAACCGGGTCGGCGGGATCGCGTACACGGGCAACCAGTCCTTCAACGGCTTCCTGCACCGGATCGGCAACCAGGCGAGCTGGGTGCAGCCGACCTGGTTCGTACTGTCGGCGGTGTTCGGGCTGGCGGTGCTTTGGCTGGCCCGGAAGTACTGGCTCGCGGACGAGCGGGTGACCGCGATCTCCGTGATGGCGCTCGCCGTCCTGTACGCGTCGCCGATCTCGTGGAGCCACCACTGGGTGTGGATCATCCCGCTCGGCGTCAGCCTTATCCGCGGCGTGAACCGCGTCTGGGGCCTGAACCCCGCGGTGGTTACCGGCGTACTGTTCTACGGCTTGTTCGTGCTGCGCTCGATCTGGTGGGTACCGTACCGCGACGACCGCGAACTGAGCTGGACCTTCTGGCAGTCACTCCCCGGCAACTCACACCTGATCGTCGGCATGATCGCCTTCATCCTGCTGATCGTCACCAGCCGCAGCCTGCCCAAGCCGTCAGGCGGAGAAGAGCAGGAGTAG
- a CDS encoding DUF4097 family beta strand repeat-containing protein has translation MSEVQSHPRGTMSTQRRYGIAISVALVLGGAYWALTGVTEGTKNDQSSYPVQGTELLVNGASATIEVRPGDGTEVKVERQFERNVFGSDPKDSYNEGRLELDSGGCGFLSFGCRTSYVLTVPRNVKLTLEASSGHVTVSGLEAGADLKTSSGSIEVHDVSGPLDLRSSSGNLDADGLTSTAVSAHSSSGNLALEFAAVPQSIDAKASSGDVSIAIPPGDTTYKLATDTSSGDRSANVKSDPNATRTITARTSSGDVSIDYTH, from the coding sequence ATGTCTGAAGTCCAGAGCCACCCGCGGGGCACGATGAGTACCCAGCGGCGGTACGGGATCGCCATCTCGGTCGCGCTGGTCCTCGGCGGTGCCTACTGGGCGCTCACCGGCGTGACCGAAGGCACGAAGAACGACCAGAGCAGCTACCCCGTGCAGGGCACCGAGCTGCTGGTGAATGGTGCGTCCGCGACGATCGAGGTGCGGCCCGGCGACGGCACCGAGGTGAAGGTGGAGCGGCAGTTCGAGCGGAACGTGTTCGGCTCTGACCCGAAGGACAGCTACAACGAGGGCCGGCTCGAGCTGGACAGCGGCGGCTGCGGGTTCCTGTCGTTCGGCTGCAGGACGAGTTACGTACTGACGGTCCCGCGCAACGTGAAGCTGACGCTGGAGGCCAGCAGCGGCCACGTCACGGTGTCCGGGCTCGAGGCCGGCGCGGACCTGAAGACCAGCTCCGGCAGCATCGAGGTGCACGACGTCAGCGGGCCGCTGGACCTGCGCTCGAGCTCCGGCAACCTGGACGCCGACGGCCTGACCTCGACGGCGGTGTCGGCGCACAGCAGTTCCGGCAACCTGGCGCTGGAGTTCGCCGCCGTTCCGCAGTCGATCGACGCGAAGGCGAGTTCGGGCGACGTGTCGATCGCGATCCCGCCCGGCGACACGACGTACAAGCTCGCCACCGACACCTCCTCCGGCGACCGGTCGGCGAACGTGAAGAGCGACCCGAACGCGACCCGGACGATCACCGCGCGGACCTCCTCGGGCGATGTCAGCATCGACTACACGCACTGA
- a CDS encoding DUF6912 family protein, with product MRVYVPSTLRLLSAACNAGEAGPAPLTVYAVTPALREWYAEGDDEELEYAAMAQAARASVGLLAADPGTSRRRVVIAAEVSAVPPADGSVELGDARLELHVVIPWRSVASVHLDAAQATTVIGKAADLWDAAHGVGSSAVDDDAVFALDSCEAEDLMWYATQEIPDLLAAEGPRGGQRI from the coding sequence ATGAGGGTCTATGTCCCATCGACGCTCCGGCTGCTGAGCGCGGCGTGCAACGCCGGCGAGGCCGGCCCGGCGCCGCTCACGGTGTACGCCGTGACGCCCGCGCTGCGGGAGTGGTACGCCGAGGGCGACGACGAGGAGCTGGAGTACGCCGCGATGGCGCAGGCGGCCCGCGCCTCGGTCGGACTGCTGGCCGCCGATCCGGGGACCAGCCGGAGACGGGTGGTGATCGCGGCCGAGGTCAGCGCCGTACCGCCGGCGGACGGGTCCGTGGAGCTCGGCGACGCCCGGCTGGAGCTGCACGTGGTGATCCCGTGGCGCTCGGTGGCGTCCGTGCACCTGGACGCCGCCCAGGCGACCACGGTGATCGGTAAGGCCGCCGATCTCTGGGACGCGGCGCACGGTGTCGGATCTTCAGCGGTAGACGACGACGCGGTGTTCGCGCTCGATTCGTGCGAGGCTGAAGACCTGATGTGGTACGCGACACAGGAGATCCCCGATCTGCTCGCGGCGGAGGGGCCGCGCGGCGGACAGCGTATATAG
- a CDS encoding cupredoxin domain-containing protein, whose translation MRTTLTRGAATALLPTLGMLVLAGCGGGDGTSGSNTPSPSASGTPTSTLPASTPTPGAPNTGSPSGETADVTITVTVANGKVNPSGATIKVKAGQTVLVTATSDAAEELHIHGYDKMLELTPGKPASVKFTANMKGTFEVETHKSGKLVAKLVVS comes from the coding sequence ATGCGTACGACGCTCACTCGCGGTGCTGCCACCGCTCTTCTGCCCACCCTCGGCATGCTGGTCCTGGCCGGCTGCGGCGGAGGCGACGGCACCAGCGGCAGCAACACCCCGTCGCCGAGCGCCTCCGGTACGCCGACCTCCACGCTGCCGGCCAGCACGCCGACCCCGGGCGCGCCGAACACCGGCTCCCCGTCCGGCGAGACGGCCGACGTGACCATCACCGTCACCGTTGCCAACGGCAAGGTGAACCCGAGCGGCGCGACCATCAAGGTCAAGGCCGGCCAGACCGTCCTGGTCACCGCGACCAGCGACGCCGCCGAGGAACTGCACATCCACGGGTACGACAAGATGCTGGAGCTCACCCCGGGCAAGCCCGCCTCGGTGAAGTTCACCGCGAACATGAAGGGCACCTTCGAGGTCGAGACCCACAAGAGCGGCAAGCTCGTCGCCAAACTCGTCGTCTCGTGA
- a CDS encoding AAA family ATPase, translating to MSIPVLLAVTGAPWEADAVRRTEHAPGIRVVRRCVDIADVMAAAASGQARAVLVADAMARLSSDAVAALHSRGIVVLALVDPLETGAPFGAEDRLARMGIERILPADVSPADLGRAVADAVESGPPVASSHFAGGFVPLTPEDAANPRPPAFPQGTGRLIAVWGPTGAPGRTTVAVNLATELSLRSVPTLLADADVYGGTVAQMLGMLDETSGLAAAARSASNGSLDTVMLARYTREVNPHLLVLSGLSRADRWTELRPAAVESIWATARTLAPLTVVDAGFCIETDEEISFDSLAPRRNGATVSTLEEADEVIVVGTADPVGLTRLIRAVHEVRAVVPSVGVRVVVNRLRSGALGGSPGEAATDALQQYAGVDRAVLLPYDLTATDTAMAHGRSLAEAAKSSKLRKAFQQLAADVAEAFHTVPA from the coding sequence ATGTCGATACCGGTGCTGCTGGCCGTCACGGGCGCTCCGTGGGAGGCGGATGCTGTACGGCGGACCGAGCACGCGCCTGGGATCCGGGTCGTCCGGCGCTGCGTGGACATCGCCGACGTGATGGCCGCGGCCGCCAGCGGGCAGGCCCGCGCGGTGCTGGTCGCCGACGCGATGGCCCGGCTGTCGTCGGACGCGGTCGCCGCCCTGCATTCGCGCGGCATCGTCGTACTGGCCCTGGTCGACCCGCTGGAGACCGGTGCACCGTTCGGCGCCGAGGACCGGCTGGCCCGGATGGGGATCGAGCGGATCCTGCCCGCCGACGTCAGCCCGGCGGACCTCGGTCGCGCGGTCGCCGACGCGGTCGAGTCCGGACCGCCGGTCGCCAGCTCGCACTTCGCGGGCGGGTTCGTGCCGCTGACCCCGGAGGACGCGGCGAACCCGCGGCCGCCCGCGTTCCCGCAGGGCACCGGCCGGCTGATCGCGGTCTGGGGCCCGACCGGCGCCCCCGGGCGTACGACGGTTGCCGTCAACCTGGCCACCGAGCTGTCGCTGCGCAGCGTCCCGACCCTGCTCGCCGATGCGGACGTGTACGGCGGGACCGTCGCGCAGATGCTCGGCATGCTCGACGAGACCTCCGGCCTGGCCGCCGCCGCACGGTCCGCGTCGAACGGCTCGCTCGACACGGTGATGCTCGCCCGGTACACCCGCGAGGTGAACCCGCATCTCCTGGTGCTGTCCGGCCTCAGCCGAGCCGACCGCTGGACCGAGCTGCGGCCCGCGGCGGTCGAGTCGATCTGGGCGACGGCGCGGACCCTGGCGCCGCTGACCGTCGTCGACGCCGGCTTCTGTATCGAGACCGACGAGGAGATCTCGTTCGACTCGCTGGCGCCGCGCCGCAACGGCGCGACGGTGTCGACGCTCGAGGAGGCCGACGAGGTGATCGTCGTCGGTACGGCGGACCCGGTCGGCCTGACCCGCCTGATCCGGGCGGTCCACGAGGTGCGCGCCGTCGTGCCGTCGGTCGGCGTCCGCGTGGTCGTCAACCGGCTCCGCTCCGGCGCGCTCGGCGGCTCACCGGGCGAGGCCGCGACGGATGCCCTGCAGCAGTACGCCGGGGTCGACCGCGCGGTCCTCCTGCCGTACGACCTGACCGCCACGGACACCGCGATGGCGCACGGCCGCAGCCTGGCCGAGGCGGCGAAGTCGAGCAAGCTCCGCAAGGCCTTCCAGCAACTGGCCGCCGACGTCGCGGAGGCATTCCATACAGTCCCTGCCTGA
- a CDS encoding helix-turn-helix domain-containing protein — MPGPRFLQLADVAEVLNISANQVYALVRRGDIPAVKIGGRGQWRVESAELEKYIERLYTETKQFIDTHPFGEEVDASEDAHL; from the coding sequence ATGCCGGGTCCCCGGTTCCTCCAGCTCGCCGACGTCGCCGAGGTCCTGAACATCTCCGCCAACCAGGTCTACGCACTGGTCCGCCGCGGCGACATCCCGGCCGTGAAGATCGGCGGCCGCGGCCAGTGGCGGGTGGAGTCCGCCGAGCTGGAGAAGTACATCGAGCGGCTCTACACCGAGACCAAGCAGTTCATCGACACCCACCCCTTCGGCGAAGAGGTGGACGCCTCGGAGGACGCCCACCTCTAG
- a CDS encoding LysM peptidoglycan-binding domain-containing protein, whose translation MNAMIRALKGILAVLALAGLGWLLRWMTAGSISGLRTYDLDSLTVLAVGTIAWIAYSWLALAVVLTVLEQVPGVVGALAGAVAGRITTKTARALLRSGLGVAAVTPLTVGVAHAAPTDSAHVRHVTRSDPQSATQFTSTEAASKLEIGGTQQGDYRATEQASHLEIGATDQADYRATEPPSELQITPTKPAAERTGSGSPTTPGQGTGSSQRTTGAQQPDGRVGVPDRPTDGAPTRYTDLRPAVPVSVVVREGDSLWSIAARELGPSATNEAIAARWHDWYSANRHVIGNDPDLILPGQVLRTPPAPHGDRLPPHQQEQ comes from the coding sequence ATGAATGCGATGATCCGGGCCCTCAAAGGCATCCTCGCGGTGCTCGCACTGGCCGGCCTGGGGTGGCTGCTGCGCTGGATGACCGCCGGTTCGATCAGCGGCCTGCGCACGTACGACCTGGACTCGCTGACCGTACTGGCGGTCGGCACGATCGCCTGGATCGCGTACAGCTGGCTCGCGCTGGCCGTCGTACTGACGGTCCTCGAGCAGGTCCCCGGTGTGGTCGGCGCGCTCGCAGGCGCCGTCGCGGGCAGGATCACCACGAAGACCGCCCGAGCCCTCCTCCGCTCCGGCCTCGGCGTCGCGGCCGTCACGCCCCTTACCGTCGGCGTCGCCCACGCCGCACCGACCGACTCGGCCCACGTCCGCCACGTCACCCGGTCCGACCCCCAGTCGGCCACCCAGTTCACCTCCACCGAGGCGGCCTCCAAGCTGGAGATCGGCGGCACCCAGCAAGGCGACTACCGCGCAACCGAGCAGGCCTCGCACCTCGAGATCGGCGCGACCGACCAGGCCGACTACCGCGCCACCGAGCCTCCCTCCGAACTCCAAATCACCCCCACCAAGCCAGCCGCCGAGCGCACGGGCTCGGGTAGTCCGACCACGCCTGGGCAGGGCACCGGATCGTCGCAGCGGACGACTGGTGCTCAGCAGCCCGATGGGCGTGTGGGTGTGCCGGATCGGCCTACCGACGGAGCCCCCACGCGGTACACCGACCTACGGCCGGCCGTCCCGGTGAGCGTCGTCGTACGCGAAGGTGACTCGCTCTGGAGCATCGCCGCCCGCGAGCTCGGCCCGTCCGCCACCAACGAAGCAATCGCAGCCCGCTGGCACGACTGGTACTCCGCGAACCGTCACGTGATCGGGAACGATCCCGACCTCATCCTCCCCGGGCAGGTCCTCCGCACCCCGCCCGCACCCCACGGCGACCGCCTCCCGCCTCATCAACAGGAGCAGTGA
- a CDS encoding WS/DGAT/MGAT family O-acyltransferase, with product MPDRLTSLDLTFLKAESPATPMHVGTVDIFEPPVHGPGLAEGFDYESLVALIRDRIAYVPRYRQRVQQIPGRFAGPVWVDDEEFDITFHVRRSALPRPGTHAQLLELVARIMSRRLDRARPLWEMYLVEGLQGDRFAIIAKSHQALVDGNSTVDIGQVVLDATAHPKDTPTDTWQPEHPPSALELLAGVFADATRNPTAVLELARAELAGLTGSTSVREVLGGVVGSLVAQRHAQESSLHVKTSGQRRFTTVQTDLEDYRTIRAAHGGTVNDVILAVVAGAFRSWMMTRGEGVGPTRSVRAVVPVSIRDDEDEEPTSLGSRVIASAVNLPIGENSPVMRLHQISYQTKVHKDTGRAVSARSLVGIAGFAPTTLHALAARVATTTVRPIDDVVITNVPGPQFPLYAQGAPMLASYPVVPLMPGQGLSVGVTSYDGKVYYGLNADRTAMPDLAVFAQCVTDALDELLDTTRGSRNRASRGRKKPRGTTKKAGS from the coding sequence ATGCCGGACCGGCTGACGTCGCTCGATCTCACCTTTCTCAAGGCCGAGTCGCCGGCCACCCCGATGCACGTCGGGACGGTCGACATCTTCGAGCCGCCGGTGCACGGCCCGGGGCTGGCGGAGGGGTTCGACTACGAGAGCCTGGTGGCGCTGATCCGGGACCGGATCGCGTACGTGCCGCGGTACCGGCAGCGGGTCCAGCAGATCCCCGGGCGGTTCGCCGGGCCGGTCTGGGTGGACGACGAGGAGTTCGACATCACCTTCCACGTCCGGCGGTCCGCGCTGCCCCGGCCGGGGACGCACGCGCAGCTGCTGGAGCTGGTCGCCCGGATCATGTCCCGGCGCCTCGACCGGGCCCGGCCGCTGTGGGAGATGTACCTGGTCGAGGGCCTCCAGGGGGACCGGTTCGCGATCATCGCGAAGTCGCATCAAGCGCTTGTCGACGGCAACAGCACGGTCGACATCGGCCAGGTGGTGCTGGACGCCACCGCGCACCCGAAGGACACGCCGACCGACACCTGGCAGCCGGAGCACCCGCCGTCCGCGCTGGAGCTGCTCGCCGGGGTGTTCGCGGACGCCACCCGGAACCCGACCGCCGTGCTGGAGCTGGCCCGTGCCGAGCTGGCCGGCCTGACCGGCTCCACGTCGGTCCGCGAGGTGCTCGGCGGCGTGGTCGGCTCACTGGTCGCGCAGCGGCACGCCCAGGAGAGCTCGCTGCACGTGAAGACGTCCGGTCAGCGCCGGTTCACCACGGTGCAGACCGACCTGGAGGACTACCGGACGATCCGCGCGGCGCACGGCGGCACCGTCAACGACGTGATCCTGGCGGTGGTGGCGGGCGCGTTCCGGTCCTGGATGATGACCCGCGGCGAGGGCGTCGGGCCGACCCGGAGCGTCCGGGCGGTGGTTCCGGTCAGCATCCGCGACGACGAGGACGAGGAGCCGACCTCGCTCGGCTCCCGGGTGATCGCCTCCGCGGTGAACCTGCCGATCGGGGAGAACTCCCCGGTCATGCGGCTGCACCAGATCTCGTACCAGACGAAGGTGCACAAGGACACCGGCCGCGCGGTCAGCGCCCGCTCGCTGGTCGGTATCGCCGGGTTCGCGCCGACCACGTTGCACGCGCTGGCGGCCCGGGTCGCGACCACCACGGTGCGGCCGATCGACGACGTGGTGATCACCAACGTTCCCGGCCCGCAGTTCCCGCTGTACGCGCAGGGTGCCCCGATGCTGGCGTCGTACCCGGTCGTCCCGCTGATGCCCGGGCAGGGCCTGTCGGTCGGCGTCACGTCGTACGACGGCAAGGTGTACTACGGTCTGAACGCGGACCGCACCGCCATGCCGGACCTCGCTGTTTTCGCCCAGTGCGTGACCGACGCGCTGGACGAGTTGCTCGACACCACCAGGGGCAGCCGGAACCGGGCCTCCCGGGGCCGGAAGAAGCCCCGCGGCACGACCAAGAAGGCGGGCTCATGA
- a CDS encoding Rv3235 family protein: MSQHSLQPDDLQPKAPLTAVPTGIEDPAGTTHTPNARPAPTPGTSAPQAPEAPMPVNPLPKLPEQFPTPTAPDLTLVPTTTEADEADTRPAEAPAGPTASESTAGTAVTSTAGTAHGPAAGTADGSTAGVAGGSEGGTAGSSAVGISAVDGSVVGGAGELSGSGMFEAVTRPRLRSVRGEGEHSVPATARYSGELTEGALALRLQAITRLGVSATPPAPASAVPKRTDGAQAPLKSVPTPDITTNTTSSGTSPVLANTIATAAASADTAGAGTGGAVGRAGGRQDGGGVGRRGLVREDAPVLPDVRLWGGRLAQAVSEVLVGDRPISQLVRFTNDRVFLELNRRVRLLGLNTTAGLRSAKEKSTVRSVRVFVPEPGIAEVAAHVRHGERSRAVALRLEVRRNRWVCTALELG; encoded by the coding sequence ATGAGCCAGCACAGCCTCCAGCCGGACGACCTCCAGCCCAAAGCTCCCCTCACCGCCGTACCCACAGGCATTGAGGACCCCGCTGGTACGACGCACACGCCCAACGCTCGCCCCGCTCCTACCCCCGGCACGTCTGCACCACAAGCCCCGGAGGCTCCCATGCCCGTCAACCCGCTCCCCAAGCTCCCCGAACAATTCCCCACCCCCACCGCCCCGGACCTCACCCTGGTCCCGACCACCACGGAAGCCGACGAGGCCGACACCCGACCAGCAGAGGCTCCGGCCGGCCCCACCGCAAGCGAGTCAACGGCCGGCACGGCCGTCACTTCCACAGCTGGTACTGCGCACGGGCCTGCGGCTGGTACTGCCGACGGCTCGACGGCTGGTGTCGCGGGTGGCTCGGAGGGTGGTACCGCAGGCAGCTCGGCGGTCGGGATCTCGGCTGTTGACGGCTCGGTCGTTGGTGGTGCGGGCGAGCTGTCGGGGTCGGGGATGTTTGAGGCGGTTACTCGGCCTCGGTTGCGGTCGGTGCGCGGGGAAGGGGAGCACTCCGTGCCGGCGACGGCGCGGTACTCCGGGGAGCTGACGGAAGGTGCTCTGGCGCTCCGGCTGCAGGCCATCACTCGCCTCGGGGTCTCCGCTACCCCGCCCGCGCCGGCAAGCGCGGTGCCTAAGCGGACTGACGGAGCCCAGGCACCACTCAAGTCCGTTCCCACACCAGACATCACAACCAACACCACCAGTTCCGGCACAAGCCCAGTGCTCGCCAACACCATCGCTACGGCAGCTGCTTCGGCGGATACCGCGGGTGCGGGCACTGGCGGTGCGGTTGGTCGTGCGGGTGGGCGGCAGGACGGTGGGGGCGTTGGGCGGCGGGGTTTGGTGCGGGAGGACGCGCCGGTGCTGCCTGATGTTCGGTTGTGGGGTGGGAGGTTGGCTCAGGCGGTTTCTGAGGTGTTGGTGGGAGATCGTCCGATTTCGCAGTTGGTGCGGTTTACGAATGATCGGGTGTTCCTCGAGTTGAACCGGCGGGTTCGGCTGCTCGGGTTGAACACGACTGCGGGTCTGCGGAGCGCCAAGGAGAAGAGCACGGTGCGGTCGGTGCGGGTGTTCGTGCCGGAGCCGGGGATTGCCGAGGTTGCGGCCCATGTGCGGCACGGGGAGCGGTCGCGGGCCGTGGCGCTCCGGCTGGAAGTACGTCGGAATCGGTGGGTGTGCACCGCGCTCGAGCTCGGCTGA